One Baekduia alba genomic window, CGCGAGGGCGCCGAGGCTGAGCGCCGCGCCCTGCACGCACACGGCCGTCCAGCCGGCGGTCGCGTAGAGCTCGGTCGCCGCGAGCGACCCGCCGGCGCTGCCGGCCGAGTAGCACACCATGTACGCCGCGGTGACGCGGCTGCGCGCGAGCGGCGCCGCGTCCACCAGCAGGCTCAGGCTCGTCACGTGCACGGCCTGGACGGCGAGGTCGAGCACGACGATCCCGGCCGCCAGCGCGACGAGCGACGCGTCCAGCAGCGCGATCAGCGGCCACGACGCGACCAGGAGCGCCAGCGCTGCGCCGGTCGTCGCCCGGCCGTGACCGCGATCGGCGAGCCGCCCGGCGCGCACCGCGGCGACCGCGCCCGCGGCGCCGGCGAGCCCGAAGAGGCCGATGGCCCCGCTGCTGAGGTGGTGGGGCCCGTCGGCCAGGGCGAGTGCGAGGCCCGTCCAGAGCGTGCTGAACACCGCGAAGGCCAGGAGCGCCAGTGCGCCGCGGACGCGGAGCAGCGGCATCCGCGCGAAGAGCGCGAACGTCGAGCGCAGCAGGCCGAGGTAGCTCGGGCGGGCGGCCGTCCCCGCCGCGGCGGCCGCCTCGTGCCGCGGCATGCGGGGCAGAGCGCGCAGCAGCAGGCCGGCGACGACGAGGGTCGTCAGCGCGGAGGCGAGGTAGACCGACCGCCAGCCGGCCAGCGCGCCGAGGGCGCCGGCGGCGGTGCGGCTGAGCAGGATGCCGGTGACGACGCCGCCCGTGACGGTCCCGACGGCGCGGCCCCGGTGCTCAGGGCTGCTGAGCGTCGCGACGTGGGCGACGATGACCTGCGTCACGACCGACGAGAGGCCGACGAGCGCCATCGCCGCCAGCAGCACCGGGCGGCTCGTGGCGCAGGCGACCAGCAGGAGCGCCGTGGCGCCCGCGCCGAGCTGGGCGACGATGAGCCGCCGGCGGTCGAGCAGGTCACCGAGCGGGACCACCAGCACCAGGCCGGTCGCGAGCCCGAGCTGGGTGACGGTGACGACGGCGCCGGCGGCGGCGGGGTCGATCGCGAACGCCGCGGCGAGGTCGGCGAGCAGCGGCTGCGCGGCGTAGGCGTTGCCGACGGCCAGGCCGCACGTGACGGCGAGCAGCAGGATGAGCGCGCGGCTCAGGGTCGGCGGTGGTGCGGTGGTCTTGAGAGTCGGGGGCGGCATCGTGCTCCAGGCGGGGAGGGTGAGAGCGAGAGAACCATCGTTCTCCGGCGGGGGCCACTAGACTAGAGAACGATGGTTCTCGCTGCCCCGCTCACCGACGACGACGCCGAGACGCGCGTCCTGGTCGCCGCGCACGCGCTCTTCACCGCCCACGGCGTGCAGGCGGTGGGCATGGACGCGATCCGCGACGCGTCCGGCGTCTCGCTCAAGCGCATCTACCGGCTCTTCCCCACCAAGGAGCGCCTGGTGGAGGCCGCGCTGCGCCGCCGCCGCGCGCAGGTCGTCGCCGAGCTGGAGCAGGCGACCGCGGCGCTGCCCACGCCGCAGGACCGCATCCTCGCGATCTTCGACCTGCTCGGGGAGTGGTTCGCCGAGCCCGGCTACCGCGGCTGCGAGTTCCTCAACGCCTTCGGCGAGCTCGGCACGAACGCCGAGGGCGTGGCCGCCGCGGTACGCGAGCACAAAGGCGACTGGCGCACGCTCTTCGGCACCCTCGTCGCCGACGCGGGCGGCCCACCACAGCTCGCCGACCAGCTCACGCTCCTGGCCAACGGCGCGATGGCGACGGCCGCGGTCCTCGGGCGACCCGAGACGGCGGCCGACGCGCGGGCCGCGGCGTCGACGCTGCTCGACGCGGCGCGGCGATGAACATCATCTTGGGGACCTGACCCGCGGATACGCCGACTGCGTGACCGCTTGAGGGATCTCGACGTAGCCCGGTTGGGTGGAAGATCCACGGCGACCCGGCGCAAAGTGCAACGGTTCCGAAGCCGAACCTGCCGCTCGGCACGTCGACGGGCGTGGTCGCGCGGTTCGACCTGATAGTTGTGCAGCGCAACGGATTGATCGGTGCCACGGACTGGCATCTGCGCACGAGGAGCCGTCGTTGCACCGCATCGCGATCATCGCCACCGAGGTACGACCCGAGGACGACCTGATCTTCCAGGAGCGGGTCACGCTGGCGGATCTCAAGGACCCGCACATCGCTCACCAGCTGCTCGAACGCCTGACCTGGGCCCTCCAGACGGCCGACGTTCACCCTGACGATTGGGATCCGCGTCGCGCTTGGTGAACCGGTCGCACCGATCGCCACCGCGAATCGACGCGGTCAGCGATCGGCATTATGCCGTTGCGTCGCCGGCCGCCAACATCTGCCAGGTGACGAACCCGCGCAGGACGAGACGCACCCGTCCGGAGTCCCGCCTGATCACCTTCCTGCTGTCGGGCCTGCGACGCCGGCGCGCCCGCCGCGAGCGGTTGGCGCGCGGGCGCGCGGGGGAGGCGCGGGTCGCCGCCGTCCTGGACGAGATCGCCGCGCGATCGGGCGTCAAGGTGCGCCACGGCGTCCCGCTCACCACGCGCCAGGGGCGGCGCGGCGATCTCGACCACGCCCTCGTCCTGCCCCGGCCGGCGCGCCTGATCATCGCCATCGAGACGAAGGCCGAGCGCCCGCATCCGCGGCATCTCGCGCAGGTCCAGGCCAACGCGCAACGGGCGAGCCGCCGGCACTTCCGCGGTGCGCCGCAATACCGCATCGTCGTCCATCCCAACAGCAACGAGCCGGTGACCTACGACGCCGAGACGCGCGCCGCGCGGATGGGCCTGCCGCGGCTGCCGGCCTATGTGGCCGCGCTGCTGGACGGCGCGCACCACGACCGCCTCGCGCGCTGATCGGGGGTGACCGCCGGTCGTCCGCACGCGGCCAGCGCCGTCGACGATCCCGCCGAGATCGCTTGACATCCCACGACGCAGGCAATGAGCTAGTACTACAACTGCCGTGCCGCCGGATGGGCGGCGTCGAAGAGAGGGTGAGCGTTCAGGTGGATCGCATCCGCGCCAGGTGGCAACGTCTCGACGACCGCTTCGCGGGCGTCAACGGCGACGAGCACCTCAAGGTGCTCTACGACGACGGCAGCTGGCTGGAGGGGCCGGCGTACTCCGCGGCCTGGCGCACGCTGTTGTTCAGCGACATCCCCAACGACCAAGTGCTCGCGTGGGACGAGGCATCGGGTGCGGTCGGGGTCTGGCGCAGCCCCGGCGGGTACGCCAACGGGCGCACGATCGACCGGGCCGGGCGGATGCTCCAATGCGAGCAGGGGACGCGATCCGTGACGCGCACGGAGCCCGACGCATCGATCACGGTGCTCGCGGACCGCTGGCGCGGGGCTCGTCTGAACAGCCCGAACGACCTCGTGGAGCGCAGCGACGGGAGCGTGTGGTTCACCGACCCCAGCTACGGCATCGACAGCGACTACGAGGGCTTCCGGACCGAGCCGGAGATCGACGGGTGCCACGTCTACCGGCGCGACCCGGACGGGACGGTCACGGCCGTGGCCACCGACTTCGTCAGACCGAACGGCCTTGCCTTCAGCACGGACGAGCGGCAGCTGTACGTCGTCGACACGCGACAGCGGCACATCCGGGTCTTCGACGTCCTCGACGACCTCAGCCTCGCCGGCGGCGCGGTGTTCGGCACCTGCGATGCCGGGAGCTTCGACGGCGTGCGCCTCGACGATGCCGGCCGGGTCTGGGTGGCCGCGCACGACGGCCTCCACTGCTTCGGCCCCGACGGCGTGCTCCTGGGCAAGCTGCTGGTGCCCGAGGTGTGCTCGAACCTGACGTTCGGTGGTCCGAAGCGCAACGTCCTCTTCGTCACCGCCTCGCAGCTGTTGCTCTCGATCCGGCTCAACGTCGCCGGCGCCGTGTACCCGTGAGCGACGCGAGCCGTCGGTCGGTCCCGTACGACGACTCCCGTGGTGTGCTGGCTGGTTAGCCAGCCAAACCGAGTCAAAAATGGAGCGGCCACCGCCGGTACGCCCCTGGGGGCGTGCCGGCGGTGGCGACTCATGTTCGGACGCCACCCGACGCGCGAGCCCCGAGGGGCGCCGGTCAATCAGGCGCGGCGGTGCCGTCGTGCGGCCGACACCTTCGCCCGCGTGGTCACTGCGCGGGGGACTGGAGCTGGGGGCGGAAGGTCGGCGCCCTTCGGGCTGCGGTCACCTGCTCGAACGCACGCGCCATCATGAGCAGCTCCTGCTCCGTCGACGGCCCGCCGAAGAACGTCAGACCCACGGGAAGGACCCCGAAGGCGAGGCCGGCCGGGACGCTGATCGCCGGATAGCCCGCGATCGCCGACGGCCTGGCCGATTGGATTCCCGCGCGGTCCAGCGGCGGCAGCGAGGGGGTGTTGGTCGGTGCGACGATCGCGTCGAGGTGGTGGCGCCGCAACGCCTCGTCGACCACCATTCGGGCCATGTCCGTCACGGCGCGACGCTGATCCCGCCACGCAGCGTCCGTCGGGTCGCCCTGCATGTCTTGTGCAGCATGGAACACGTCCTGTCCGAACAGCGGCATCTCGCGTTCCGCGTGCTCGTCGTTGAAGGCGATCAGGGCCTCGAGATCCGCGGGGCACGGGCCAGTCCTGCTCCCCAGGTAGCGATTGATCGCGGCCTTGAGCTCGACCAGGCCCACCGCCCTGCTCAGCTCCACCGCCGCGTCGACGTTGAGATCGATGCCGCGGATGATGGTGGCGCCGTTCGCCTCCAGGGTGGCGACCGCCTCCTCCAGGAGCTGATCGCGCGCAGCGACCATGGCCTCGGGCAGCGAGCCGCCTCCGCCGCGAGGCAACCACACACCGATCCGCTTGGCGTGCAGCGAGCCGGGCCCGGAGACGAGCCCCCGAGGGTGGCTCACCATCGAGGCGTCCACCGGGGCGCCACGCCCGCTCTGGATCACCGACAGGACGATCGCTGCATCCGTGACCGTTCGCGCGATCGGGCCCGCCGTGTCCTGGGCAGGGCACACCGGCACGATCCCGCGGCGGCTCACGAGCCCGACCGTGGGTTGGATGGCCACGACGCCGTTCGCACCCGCCGGGTTCATGAGCGAACCGTCCGTCTTGGCCCCGATCGCGACGGTGGTCAGGTGGGCGGACACGGCGACGGCCGCGCCACCGCTCGAACCCCACGGATCGCGGTCGAGGACGTACGGGTTGCGGATCTGCCCGCCCACGGCGCTCCAGCCGCTCACCACGTCGACGGAGCGGTAGCCGGCCCACTCGTCCAGATTGGCCTTGCCGAGGATCACCGCGCCGGCGTTGCGCAGGCGGATCACCACCTCCGCATCGTCGGCGGGATCGGCGTGCAGCAGCGCGTAGGAGCCGACGGTCGTGGGCATGCCGGCGGTCGCGATGTTGTCTTTGAGCAACACCGGGATCCCGTCGAGCGGGCTCAGGCGCCGGCCGGACCGGCGCCGCTCGTCGCTGTGCCTGGCGTCGAGCAGAGCACTCGGGTTCACGAACAGAACGGCGTTGAGGTCAGGGTTGAGTCGCTCGATCCGCTGGAGGTAGAACCTCGTCAGCGTCTCCGACGTGAGGGCCCCCGTCGTGAACGCCTGCTGCAGATCGAGGATGGTCGCCCCCTCGAGACCGACATCTCCCACGGTCAGGTTCGATGTGGCAAATGACATGCGTCCTCCTTGGACTTGGCCACGGCCCCTCATGGGCGCGTGTGCGATGACTCCGTCTGGCCTCGACGACAGACGCTCGACGGCTCTCCTCGCTTCGTTGGTCCGGCCACGGGGTCCGTCGAACCGGCTCAGCACCTGGTGCCGCGCACGAGGGATCGGACGACATCGTCGTCGTCGCGATTCAGAGGTTCGGTGCGCGTCGGTCCGCTAGGGATGCATCGCTGTCAGCGACGAGGGACCGGTCAAACGGGGAAGAGGGTGCTGCGAGGAGAGAGGCACCGACTCTATCTCGGCACCGAGGTCTGCGTCTGCTCGTCCCGTCTCCGCCGACGAAGGTCGAGCGCCAGCAGGCAGGTGCGAGCTCGGGCCCTTCGCGATCGACGTCCGCGTGCCGAACCCCGCCCGCGCGCGTCGCCCTGCTGCGAGAACGCTCGACGCCAAGACCCGCGGCGACATCCGCTGGATCCGCAGCTACGTCCTGGACGAGGCTGACGGCGTCGTCGGGACGGTCTGCGTCTACGAGGCCGCCGCCAGCCCCGAGGCCATCCGCGAGCACGCCGAACCAGCGCTGCTTGAGCGTGGGGTCGGCGAACGCCTGGAACGTCTGCTCGGGGGTCTGGCGGAAGCGCCGCTCGAGGGTGAAGTCGTGCTGGCGGATGCTCATGTGCTGCTGTCTCCTTGGTCGTTGGGGAAGGCGTCGTCGAGGACGTCGCCCAGGCGGTCGAGCCGGTGCTCCCACACGCTGCGGTGCTCGGCGATCCAGTCCTCGACCGTGCGCATCGGGCCAGGCTCGAGCCGGCAGGTGCGGACGCGTCCGACCTTCTCGGAGCGCACGAGCCCGCTGCGCTGCAGCACGTCGAGGTGCTGAAGCACCGAGGGCATCGACATGACCAGCGGCTCGGCGAGCTCACTCACCGAGGCGGGGCCGCGGGTGAGCCGCGCGACCATCGCGCGGCGGCTGCTGTCGGCGAGCGCGTGGAACGTGCGGTCGAGCTGTTGGGCCTCTGCGGTCGGCACGGCGGTCACCGTGGCACGTCACTTAGGCAATCGACTAAGTGTTGGCGGACGTCGTTCGTCCGCTCGCGTCGTCGCTCGACGGCGGGAGCCACAACGGTGGAGCGCGTTGCATGCCAGGCGTGTCGCAGCCGGTAGATTCACCCGCGTGGACGAGCTGCCGCGCGTGGTCAAGGAGTTCTCGGACGGGCACTTCTACTCGGCGATCCCCGATCTCGGCGACGTCCGGCGGCGCGAGGCGACGATCTTCGCCAAGCCCGATCGGCTGCCGGGCATCGACCTCGGCGACGAGCGCCAGCTCGCGCTTCTGCCCGGCTTGGCCCGCGAGACGCAGCACGCTCCGTTCGCCGACCAGCCGCACGGCCAGGTTCGTTACGCCTATAACAACGACTTCTTCGGGGCCGGAGACGCGCTGGCGTGGTTCGGTGTCCTGCGGCTGCGACGTCCGTCGCGGGTGATCGAGGTTGGATCAGGGTGGTCCTCGGCCGTGCTGCTCGACGCGATCGACGCGACCGACGGCTGGGAGCCCGAGGTCACGTTCGTCGAGCCCTACCCCGACCGGCTGCAGCAGCTGGTGCGCGAGGAGGACGACGCGGTCCTTTACCCGATGGGCGTGCAGGACGTCCCGCTCGAGCTCTTCGCGACACTGCAGCCCGGCGATGCGCTCTTCATCGACTCCACGCACGCGGCGAAGATCGGCAGCGACGTCAACCTCCTGCTGCTCGAGATCCTGCCTCAGCTCGCGGCCGGTGTCCTCGTGCACATCCACGACATCTTCTACCCGTTCGAGTACCCCAGCGGCTGGGTCTACGGCGGCCGCGCGTGGACCGAGGCATACGTGTTGCGGGCGTTGTTGATCGGCAACGCGTCCCTGCGCATCGTCTGGTGGAACAACTACATGGCGACCTTCCACCGCGACGCGGTCACGGCCGCGATCCCGCGCTGGGGCACGAACACCGGCGGCTCGATCTACCTCGAGACGCTCTAGCGCCGTCGCGGTGTGCGAGAGCCGGCTCGGTGGCCGGTTGCGTGACGCGGAAGGCCGCGAGGTGCACCGATCGCACGGCTCACGTCCGGTTACGTCGAAACCCGATCCCGTTGATCCTCACCCACGGCTGGCCCACCGGCTGAGCGACTCACCCGCCGGCCTGCTCGCCTGGCTGCTGGAGCGCTGGAACGCCTGGAGCGACAACGGCGGCGACGTCGAGTCCGTCTTCACCAAGGACGACATGCTCACCCACGCCAAGATCTACTGGGCGAGCAACGCGATCGCCCCGTCGATGCGCTACTACGCCAACGCCAACCGCTACACCTCCTGCGTCACCTACGAGAACCCGCCCGGCATCCACACCGCCGACGAGCGCATCCAGGCGTTCAAGACCGGCCCGCAGATCCCCGACGAGTGGACCGACGACCTTCGCCGCACTCTCCGTGGACGCCGCCCCGCGTCGTCAGATGACACACCGCCGGACGGGAACGACCGTGCCGTCCGGGAGCGGTCACCTCGGAGCGGTCGAGTTCATACGAACTGCGCCGCCGCGTGGCCCGACGCCCAGGCCCATTGGAAGTTGAAGCCGCCCAGGTGGCCGGTGACGTCGAGCACCTCGCCGATGAAGTACAGGCCCGGGCTCTTAAGCGATTCCATGGTCTTGGATGACACGTCGCGGGTCTGGACGCCGCCCAGGGTGACCTCGGCGGTGCGGTAGCCCTCGGTGCCGGCCGGTACCACCGGCCAGGCGCCGAGCTTGTCGGCGATGTCGCGCAGCTCGGCCGGCGTGTGCTGCTTCATCGGCTTGGACGCGAACCAGCTATCGGCCAGAAGGGTTGCCATCTTCTTGGTGAACACCTCGCCCAACACGGTCTTCAGCTCGCTGTTGGGGCGCGCGGACTGCTGGCCGTGCAGCCACTGGAGGGCGTCGTGGTCGGGCAGCAGGTTGATCTCGATGGCGTCGCCGGGGTGCCAGAACGAGGAGATCTGCAGGATCGCCGGGCCGCTGAGGCCGCGGTGGGTGAACAGGAGGTTCTCGCGGAAGCTCTGGTCGTTGCAGCGGACCAGGCAGGCCACCGACGTGCCCGACAGCTCGGTGCACAGCTCCTTGAGCTGGTCGGTGGTGGTGAACGGCACCAGGCCGGCGCGGGTGGTCAGCACGTCGTGGCCGAACTGGCGAGCGATCTCGTAGCCGAAGCCGGTGGCGCCCAGCGTCGGAATCGACAGGCCGCCGGTGGCGACCACCAGCGACGGAGCGGCGACGGGTCCCAGGTCGGTGCTCAACCGGTATCCGGCCTCGGCCTTCTCGATCTGCTGCACCGAGGTGTTCAGGTGCAGGTCAACGCCGGCCTGCCGGCACTCGTCCAGGAGCATGTTGAGGATGTCCTTGGACTTGTTGTCGCAGAACAGCTGGCCCAGCTTCTTCTCGTGGTAGGGCACGCCGTGCTGGCTGACCAAGGCGATGAAGTCCCACGGGGTGTAGCGGGCCAGGGCCGACTTGCAGAAGTGCGGGTTCTGTGAGGAGAAGTTGGCCGGGTCGGTGTACGTGTTGGTGAAGTTGCAGCGGCCACCGCCGGACATGAGGATCTTCTTGCCCGCCTTGTTGGCGTGCTCGAGCAGCAGCACCCGGCGCCCGCGTTCGGCGGCGGTCAGGGCACACATCAAGCCGGCGGCACCTGCGCCGATGATCACAACGTCGGTAGAGCGCACAGCACATCCTCGAGCACAGAGAACTTCGGGGTAGATCTCGGGTCCCACACGGTAAGGCTGCGGTGCCGCCACGACATGCGCACGCGCTGGAGGCGCAGTCCTCGACCCCCGAGC contains:
- a CDS encoding MFS transporter, encoding MPPPTLKTTAPPPTLSRALILLLAVTCGLAVGNAYAAQPLLADLAAAFAIDPAAAGAVVTVTQLGLATGLVLVVPLGDLLDRRRLIVAQLGAGATALLLVACATSRPVLLAAMALVGLSSVVTQVIVAHVATLSSPEHRGRAVGTVTGGVVTGILLSRTAAGALGALAGWRSVYLASALTTLVVAGLLLRALPRMPRHEAAAAAGTAARPSYLGLLRSTFALFARMPLLRVRGALALLAFAVFSTLWTGLALALADGPHHLSSGAIGLFGLAGAAGAVAAVRAGRLADRGHGRATTGAALALLVASWPLIALLDASLVALAAGIVVLDLAVQAVHVTSLSLLVDAAPLARSRVTAAYMVCYSAGSAGGSLAATELYATAGWTAVCVQGAALSLGALALWASPPRRERGGGASLTPGLTAGYGRRRPAGSRWCLRRSASAWRRASSARPGTR
- a CDS encoding TetR/AcrR family transcriptional regulator, which encodes MVLAAPLTDDDAETRVLVAAHALFTAHGVQAVGMDAIRDASGVSLKRIYRLFPTKERLVEAALRRRRAQVVAELEQATAALPTPQDRILAIFDLLGEWFAEPGYRGCEFLNAFGELGTNAEGVAAAVREHKGDWRTLFGTLVADAGGPPQLADQLTLLANGAMATAAVLGRPETAADARAAASTLLDAARR
- a CDS encoding nuclease-related domain-containing protein, whose product is MTNPRRTRRTRPESRLITFLLSGLRRRRARRERLARGRAGEARVAAVLDEIAARSGVKVRHGVPLTTRQGRRGDLDHALVLPRPARLIIAIETKAERPHPRHLAQVQANAQRASRRHFRGAPQYRIVVHPNSNEPVTYDAETRAARMGLPRLPAYVAALLDGAHHDRLAR
- a CDS encoding SMP-30/gluconolactonase/LRE family protein, producing the protein MGGVEERVSVQVDRIRARWQRLDDRFAGVNGDEHLKVLYDDGSWLEGPAYSAAWRTLLFSDIPNDQVLAWDEASGAVGVWRSPGGYANGRTIDRAGRMLQCEQGTRSVTRTEPDASITVLADRWRGARLNSPNDLVERSDGSVWFTDPSYGIDSDYEGFRTEPEIDGCHVYRRDPDGTVTAVATDFVRPNGLAFSTDERQLYVVDTRQRHIRVFDVLDDLSLAGGAVFGTCDAGSFDGVRLDDAGRVWVAAHDGLHCFGPDGVLLGKLLVPEVCSNLTFGGPKRNVLFVTASQLLLSIRLNVAGAVYP
- a CDS encoding amidase family protein — its product is MSFATSNLTVGDVGLEGATILDLQQAFTTGALTSETLTRFYLQRIERLNPDLNAVLFVNPSALLDARHSDERRRSGRRLSPLDGIPVLLKDNIATAGMPTTVGSYALLHADPADDAEVVIRLRNAGAVILGKANLDEWAGYRSVDVVSGWSAVGGQIRNPYVLDRDPWGSSGGAAVAVSAHLTTVAIGAKTDGSLMNPAGANGVVAIQPTVGLVSRRGIVPVCPAQDTAGPIARTVTDAAIVLSVIQSGRGAPVDASMVSHPRGLVSGPGSLHAKRIGVWLPRGGGGSLPEAMVAARDQLLEEAVATLEANGATIIRGIDLNVDAAVELSRAVGLVELKAAINRYLGSRTGPCPADLEALIAFNDEHAEREMPLFGQDVFHAAQDMQGDPTDAAWRDQRRAVTDMARMVVDEALRRHHLDAIVAPTNTPSLPPLDRAGIQSARPSAIAGYPAISVPAGLAFGVLPVGLTFFGGPSTEQELLMMARAFEQVTAARRAPTFRPQLQSPAQ
- a CDS encoding ArsR/SmtB family transcription factor yields the protein MPTAEAQQLDRTFHALADSSRRAMVARLTRGPASVSELAEPLVMSMPSVLQHLDVLQRSGLVRSEKVGRVRTCRLEPGPMRTVEDWIAEHRSVWEHRLDRLGDVLDDAFPNDQGDSST
- a CDS encoding class I SAM-dependent methyltransferase is translated as MDELPRVVKEFSDGHFYSAIPDLGDVRRREATIFAKPDRLPGIDLGDERQLALLPGLARETQHAPFADQPHGQVRYAYNNDFFGAGDALAWFGVLRLRRPSRVIEVGSGWSSAVLLDAIDATDGWEPEVTFVEPYPDRLQQLVREEDDAVLYPMGVQDVPLELFATLQPGDALFIDSTHAAKIGSDVNLLLLEILPQLAAGVLVHIHDIFYPFEYPSGWVYGGRAWTEAYVLRALLIGNASLRIVWWNNYMATFHRDAVTAAIPRWGTNTGGSIYLETL
- a CDS encoding NAD(P)/FAD-dependent oxidoreductase; protein product: MRSTDVVIIGAGAAGLMCALTAAERGRRVLLLEHANKAGKKILMSGGGRCNFTNTYTDPANFSSQNPHFCKSALARYTPWDFIALVSQHGVPYHEKKLGQLFCDNKSKDILNMLLDECRQAGVDLHLNTSVQQIEKAEAGYRLSTDLGPVAAPSLVVATGGLSIPTLGATGFGYEIARQFGHDVLTTRAGLVPFTTTDQLKELCTELSGTSVACLVRCNDQSFRENLLFTHRGLSGPAILQISSFWHPGDAIEINLLPDHDALQWLHGQQSARPNSELKTVLGEVFTKKMATLLADSWFASKPMKQHTPAELRDIADKLGAWPVVPAGTEGYRTAEVTLGGVQTRDVSSKTMESLKSPGLYFIGEVLDVTGHLGGFNFQWAWASGHAAAQFV